The Humulus lupulus chromosome 3, drHumLupu1.1, whole genome shotgun sequence genome window below encodes:
- the LOC133822697 gene encoding metacaspase-9, which translates to MEKGNKRFALLVGCNYPNSQYELHGCINDVVAMRDTLVTQFGFDPNHVKLLTDEPDSSVKPTGENIKKALGELVDKAVAGDVLYFHYSGHGTRIPSVKPVHPFGSRDEAIVPCDFNLITDVDFRHLVNRLAKGATLTILSDSCHSGGLIDQEKEQVGPTSVSDDNDDDNTKAPNKPSSSKPKTISFDSILKHVSSLTNISTSDVATHMLELFGANSSLKFRLPRVDQRDFPNLLRPLDEGILLSGCQADETSADMNPAAAGGKAFGAFSNAVQTVLKENRGRVLSNKELVMMTRKVLKANGINHQHPCLYCSDENADVTFLMWQPQSSS; encoded by the exons atggaGAAGGGAAACAAGAGGTTTGCTCTATTGGTAGGATGCAACTACCCCAACTCTCAATACGAGCTCCATGGTTGCATCAACGATGTGGTTGCCATGCGAGACACTCTGGTCACACAGTTTGGGTTCGATCCAAACCATGTTAAGCTTTTGACTGATGAACCAGACTCATCAGTAAAGCCCACTGGTGAAAACATCAAGAAGGCTCTTGGTGAATTGGTTGATAAGGCTGTAGCTGGGGATGTTTTGTATTTTCATTACAGTGGACACGGAACAAGAATTCCTTCTGTCAAACCTGTCCATCCCTTTGGTAGCAGGGATGAAGCTATTGTTCCTTGTGATTTTAACCTCATTACTG ATGTAGATTTCAGACATTTGGTGAACCGATTGGCAAAGGGAGCAACCTTAACAATCCTCTCAGACTCATGCCACAGCGGAGGCCTCATCGACCAAGAGAAAGAACAAGTCGGACCAACTTCAGTCTCTGACGACAATGATGATGATAATACCAAAGCCCCCAATAAACCATCTTCCTCTAAACCTAAGACAATTTCATTTGACTCCATTCTCAAACACGTGAGCTCACTCACAAACATCAGCACATCCGACGTCGCCACTCACATGCTGGAGCTCTTCGGAGCCAATTCCAGCCTCAAGTTTCGGTTGCCGCGGGTCGACCAGCGTGACTTTCCAAACCTTTTGAGGCCACTGGACGAGGGGATCCTGCTCAGCGGGTGCCAGGCCGACGAGACTTCGGCCGACATGAACCCGGCTGCTGCCGGAGGCAAAGCGTTCGGCGCGTTTAGCAATGCGGTTCAGACGGTTTTGAAGGAGAATCGGGGAAGAGTATTGAGCAATAAAGAGCTTGTGATGATGACGAGGAAGGTGTTGAAGGCTAATGGCATTAATCATCAGCACCCTTGTTTGTATTGCAGTGATGAGAATGCTGACGTGACTTTCTTGATGTGGCAACCACAGAGTTCCAGCTAG